The DNA window CAGCCCTACCGTAATCATTTCATCCCCACACTAATCCTTCTACAATTTTAAAGAAAAGCAAATTAAAGCAATTTATAACAGCACCAGACCATAAAAAAAAGCCTATTACCCatcaaaaaatcaaatcaattcctttctaaaaaagaaaaaaaatcttaaataatataGCATAAATATAAAGAGATTCCACAACAACTACATGTGCATAAAGTAtctaataaaatcataattaaaacattttctCCACTCTCCAAGCAAAGTATCATCACTCTCTTCTTCTTAATGTCATACTCTTTTCTATAACATTAATTTCTTGATTTCTCTAGTTCAGTCACAGCCATGAGTACACTCTTTTTAACCATTCTTGCAATTAATTTTTCAGCATTAATAATCCAAATATCTTCCTCTAATATTCATGTAAATCCATGCAGATCTTATTGTGGAAATATTACAATAAAATACCCCTTTTCACTCCAAAATGGCTGTGGTCACCCTGGTTTTAAAGACCTGTTATTTTGCATAAATGATGTATTAATGTTCCACATAAGCTCAGGGTCATACAGAGTACTAGAAATAGACTATGCTTATCAATCACTAACTCTCCATGAGCCTCACTTATCAACATGTGACAACATTGTGCTCGGCGGCAAGGGTAACGGCTTCTCCATCGAGCCGTGGCGGTCGCCCTACTTCAATCCAACCGCTGATAACGTGTTCATGCTACTCGGTTGCTCGCCTCAATCGCCCCTCTTCCAAGGCTTCCCCGAAAAGCACTTGCCTTGTCGAAACGTTTCGGGCATGGGCTGCGAGATGTATTACGGGTGCCCGGCATGGAATCTCGTGGGCCGAATGAACACGGGCTCGACATACGGGTCCGGCCCGCCCGAGTGTTGTGGGGTGGCGTTTGAGGCAATTAGAGCAATTAATCTCAGCAAGCTTCAATGTGA is part of the Mercurialis annua linkage group LG3, ddMerAnnu1.2, whole genome shotgun sequence genome and encodes:
- the LOC126673898 gene encoding uncharacterized protein LOC126673898 produces the protein MSTLFLTILAINFSALIIQISSSNIHVNPCRSYCGNITIKYPFSLQNGCGHPGFKDLLFCINDVLMFHISSGSYRVLEIDYAYQSLTLHEPHLSTCDNIVLGGKGNGFSIEPWRSPYFNPTADNVFMLLGCSPQSPLFQGFPEKHLPCRNVSGMGCEMYYGCPAWNLVGRMNTGSTYGSGPPECCGVAFEAIRAINLSKLQCEGYSSAYNLAPLRVDGANEWSYGIRVKYSVKGNEEFCRACETTGGTCGYGSSDGIKQLCMCKDFNSTSNCDSVSSASTWNRVGILQGSMITILAFIASKSRY